A genomic segment from Polyangium mundeleinium encodes:
- a CDS encoding viperin family antiviral radical SAM protein has product MTRAENWKNAGPGGLPVPLNVSWHLWPDCDLACTYCYATFRDIPRTLSKKEAIRVLDLFREAGTEKVTFVGGEPLLCPHIEELIAHAKSIGLVTMLVTNGTRLAKEQLLHRIVPLLDWVSLSIDGSTPELMAEMGRGNAAFWKHCIRCWKKLSEYPHLRLKINTVVTRQNVHDDMRALIRELRPARWKVFQVLPVKGQNDGKVEPLLIKREEFDTYVARHRELDAEGLGPVAEDNRALTGTYLMLDALGRLFSNKTGEHVYTESVLDVGVWEVVRQVGWDVEGFLERGGIYGWKHDAIRPAAEALVPLRRRGPG; this is encoded by the coding sequence ATGACGCGAGCAGAAAATTGGAAGAACGCAGGCCCCGGTGGGCTCCCCGTGCCCTTGAACGTCTCGTGGCACCTCTGGCCCGACTGCGATCTCGCATGCACCTACTGCTACGCGACGTTCCGCGACATTCCGCGGACGCTCAGCAAGAAAGAAGCGATCCGCGTCCTCGATCTGTTTCGCGAGGCCGGGACGGAGAAGGTCACGTTCGTCGGCGGCGAGCCGCTGCTCTGTCCGCACATCGAAGAGCTCATCGCGCACGCGAAGAGCATCGGCCTCGTGACCATGCTCGTGACGAACGGCACGCGGCTCGCCAAGGAGCAGCTGCTTCACCGGATCGTGCCGCTGCTCGACTGGGTCTCGCTCAGCATCGACGGGAGCACGCCCGAGCTGATGGCCGAGATGGGCCGAGGAAATGCGGCCTTCTGGAAGCATTGTATCCGCTGCTGGAAGAAGCTCTCCGAGTACCCGCACCTCCGCCTGAAGATCAACACCGTGGTGACCCGGCAGAACGTGCACGATGACATGCGCGCGCTCATCCGCGAGCTCCGCCCCGCGCGCTGGAAGGTGTTCCAGGTGCTGCCGGTGAAGGGCCAGAACGACGGCAAGGTCGAGCCTCTGCTCATCAAGCGGGAAGAGTTCGACACCTACGTCGCTCGGCACCGCGAACTCGACGCGGAAGGGCTCGGGCCCGTCGCCGAGGACAATCGCGCGCTCACGGGCACGTACCTCATGCTGGATGCGCTGGGCAGGCTCTTCAGCAACAAGACGGGCGAGCACGTTTACACGGAGTCGGTGCTCGACGTGGGTGTCTGGGAGGTCGTGCGGCAGGTGGGCTGGGACGTGGAGGGGTTCCTCGAGCGGGGCGGGATTTACGGCTGGAAACACGACGCCATCCGTCCCGCAGCCGAGGCGCTCGTCCCGCTGCGACGCCGCGGACCGGGCTAA
- the pglZ gene encoding BREX-3 system phosphatase PglZ, with translation MTSWRDPILSHFTPEIAAVSRLTIVADPDQLLMERGIVDGVRERGFEILAFDDHAVFRYAYEQRFRRVWDRGKPTKLVVVLRAPRAELDWLPYDLLQEAKRESRILSFSVAELFPNLQPHVIADLDRNELEAVHAAQALHQPGPLGVNATREFLLRHVFEVVPELIRAPSDLLRVLLRRHHSGRVFPASLDEHLIRQLKNSRRWDAWPLDQIVPNRAGFLGFLQERWPIFVKQNRFPQPDTLAEPPASDPCGLRYPGPTDLPFDHDDVRVYMDNLFVEGLLTPTKAVSKASVRGTWLAVGVSGDEAARGRKLLDLLEDKFPGADSDHHQWLQAAQRWGEALAVRWALKPTLAEPEHLRFETMHERIEAAFQGWLQSHYASLSSLAPWPRPVMVHHVLRFLAHSVTGTSPAKRALIVVDGLSLDQWAVIRPELPVGTWLMDENALFAWVPTLTSVSRQSIFAADPPFFFASSIGTTSKEEQHWSRFWEDHGLRKNEIAYLCQKDQEHDDLLLERVREHAEQPKCKALAIVVGTVDQMLHGVVTGTDGLHASVRHWAQRGWLAKLLGMLLDAGFEVSLTADHGNIEGQGIGKPNVGETVEQRGERVHVFRDDRTRDNVAGQYPGTIVWPTIGLPDEYLSLIAPARRAFINSGKRAVVHGGVCVEEVIVPFVRITRTP, from the coding sequence ATGACGAGCTGGCGGGACCCGATCCTCTCGCACTTCACGCCGGAGATAGCGGCCGTATCAAGACTTACGATCGTTGCCGATCCAGACCAACTTCTCATGGAGCGGGGCATCGTCGACGGCGTTCGCGAGCGTGGCTTCGAGATCCTGGCCTTCGATGATCATGCGGTATTCCGCTACGCCTACGAACAGCGCTTCCGGCGCGTCTGGGATCGCGGAAAGCCGACCAAGCTCGTGGTCGTGCTGCGAGCCCCACGCGCCGAGCTCGATTGGTTACCCTATGATCTGCTCCAGGAAGCCAAGCGCGAGTCGCGGATTCTCTCGTTCAGCGTAGCCGAACTCTTTCCGAACTTGCAGCCTCATGTGATCGCCGATCTCGATCGCAATGAACTAGAAGCCGTTCATGCAGCCCAAGCGTTGCACCAGCCAGGGCCACTCGGCGTCAATGCCACGCGGGAGTTTCTTCTCCGTCATGTGTTTGAGGTCGTCCCAGAGCTCATCCGGGCGCCGTCGGACCTGCTTCGTGTTCTCTTGAGGCGCCACCACAGTGGACGCGTGTTTCCCGCGTCACTAGACGAGCACCTGATTCGACAGCTGAAGAACAGCCGTCGATGGGACGCTTGGCCGCTAGACCAGATTGTTCCCAATCGTGCGGGCTTTCTCGGCTTTCTCCAGGAGCGCTGGCCGATCTTCGTGAAGCAGAACCGCTTCCCGCAGCCGGACACGTTGGCCGAGCCTCCCGCTTCGGACCCCTGTGGGCTACGCTACCCGGGGCCGACCGACCTTCCCTTCGACCATGACGATGTTCGTGTCTACATGGACAACCTCTTCGTAGAGGGCCTTCTCACCCCGACGAAGGCGGTCTCCAAAGCGAGCGTTAGGGGGACCTGGTTGGCCGTGGGCGTGAGCGGCGACGAGGCCGCACGCGGCCGTAAGCTGCTCGACCTTCTAGAAGACAAGTTTCCTGGTGCCGACTCGGATCACCATCAATGGCTCCAGGCGGCACAACGCTGGGGAGAGGCGCTGGCGGTGCGATGGGCGCTCAAGCCTACGCTTGCCGAGCCCGAGCACCTACGTTTCGAGACTATGCACGAGCGCATCGAAGCCGCGTTCCAGGGGTGGCTTCAGTCGCACTATGCGTCGCTGTCTAGTCTAGCGCCGTGGCCCCGGCCGGTGATGGTGCACCACGTGCTGCGGTTCCTCGCGCACTCAGTGACGGGCACCTCTCCAGCCAAGCGGGCACTGATCGTCGTCGATGGCCTTTCGCTAGACCAGTGGGCCGTAATCCGTCCGGAACTCCCCGTGGGCACGTGGTTGATGGACGAGAACGCTCTCTTCGCGTGGGTGCCAACGCTCACGTCAGTCTCGCGCCAGTCGATCTTTGCTGCCGATCCACCTTTCTTCTTCGCTTCCAGCATTGGAACGACGAGCAAGGAGGAGCAGCACTGGTCACGGTTCTGGGAGGACCACGGGCTTCGAAAGAACGAGATCGCGTATTTGTGCCAGAAAGATCAGGAGCACGACGACCTCTTGCTGGAACGCGTCCGCGAGCACGCAGAACAACCGAAATGCAAAGCCTTGGCGATCGTTGTGGGCACTGTCGACCAGATGCTACACGGCGTGGTGACCGGCACGGACGGGCTGCACGCGAGCGTGCGCCACTGGGCCCAGCGGGGGTGGCTCGCGAAGCTCCTCGGGATGCTGCTCGACGCAGGCTTCGAGGTCTCGCTCACTGCCGACCACGGGAACATCGAGGGCCAAGGCATTGGCAAGCCGAATGTCGGTGAAACGGTGGAGCAACGTGGTGAGCGCGTTCACGTGTTCCGGGATGATCGCACGCGCGACAACGTCGCGGGACAGTATCCAGGAACTATCGTGTGGCCAACGATCGGTCTGCCAGACGAGTATCTGTCCTTGATCGCTCCTGCCCGTCGAGCGTTCATCAACTCGGGGAAACGAGCGGTCGTCCACGGCGGCGTATGCGTGGAAGAGGTCATCGTCCCGTTCGTTCGAATTACGAGGACGCCATGA
- the ltrA gene encoding group II intron reverse transcriptase/maturase has protein sequence MPDALMSENMSPGLLKVAERARREPEGRFHALAHLIDGPALARAYRRMRKDAAVGVDGVTKEQYGLDLERNLQGLHERLRSKRYRHQPIRRVHIPKDKGKTRPIGISAFEDKLVQDAVREVLEAIYEQDFLDCSYGFRPGRSAHDAIRALDRLVYKGKVGWILEADIVSFFDSVDRTKLLEMLQTRVADGSLLRLIGKCLHVGVLDGAEYSEPEIGTAQGSVLSPLLGNIYLHYVLDLWFDREVKPRTRGEAHLIRYADDFVMVFERQDDAERVMEVLHKRMGRFGLTLHPDKTRLLPFQRPPAAQTGGKGLATFDFLGFTLYWRRTLRGQWQMACKTRSARLRRAVQSVADWCRRYRHLPVKVQHAALKRRIQGHFNYFGVNGNVRSLLLLVEEAKRAWYKWLCRRSNRVRLNWEGFGEMLKSLPLPRPRVIVRIWGT, from the coding sequence ATGCCCGACGCATTGATGTCGGAGAACATGTCACCGGGACTGTTGAAGGTAGCGGAAAGAGCGAGAAGGGAGCCCGAAGGACGGTTCCACGCGCTGGCCCATCTCATCGACGGGCCAGCCCTGGCACGCGCGTATCGCCGCATGCGGAAGGATGCAGCGGTGGGGGTGGATGGAGTCACGAAGGAGCAGTATGGGCTGGACCTGGAGCGCAACCTCCAGGGCCTGCACGAACGGCTGAGGTCGAAGCGATATCGGCACCAGCCGATCCGGCGTGTCCACATCCCCAAGGACAAGGGCAAGACGAGGCCGATTGGGATATCGGCGTTCGAGGACAAACTGGTCCAGGACGCCGTGCGCGAGGTGCTCGAAGCGATCTACGAGCAGGACTTTCTGGACTGCTCGTACGGCTTCAGGCCCGGACGCAGTGCCCATGACGCCATCCGTGCCCTCGACCGGCTCGTGTACAAGGGCAAGGTGGGGTGGATTCTGGAGGCTGACATCGTGTCCTTCTTCGACAGCGTGGATCGCACCAAGCTGCTGGAGATGCTCCAGACTCGGGTGGCCGATGGGTCGCTCCTGCGGCTCATCGGCAAATGCTTGCACGTGGGTGTGCTCGACGGCGCGGAGTACTCCGAGCCGGAGATCGGCACGGCCCAGGGGTCGGTGCTCTCCCCGCTCCTGGGGAACATCTATCTGCATTACGTGCTCGACCTGTGGTTCGATCGCGAGGTCAAGCCGCGTACGCGGGGTGAGGCGCACCTCATCCGCTATGCGGATGATTTTGTGATGGTGTTCGAGCGCCAGGACGACGCGGAGCGCGTGATGGAGGTGCTCCACAAGCGGATGGGGCGATTCGGACTGACCCTTCACCCGGACAAGACTCGCCTGTTACCCTTCCAGCGGCCACCGGCCGCGCAGACGGGCGGCAAAGGTCTGGCGACGTTCGACTTCCTCGGGTTCACGCTGTACTGGCGGCGGACCTTGAGAGGTCAATGGCAAATGGCGTGCAAGACTCGGTCTGCTCGCCTTCGACGGGCAGTCCAGTCCGTCGCCGACTGGTGCCGCCGCTATCGGCACCTGCCGGTCAAGGTGCAGCATGCCGCGCTCAAGAGGCGCATCCAAGGGCACTTCAACTACTTCGGCGTCAACGGCAATGTTCGCAGTCTGCTGTTGCTCGTCGAAGAAGCCAAGAGGGCCTGGTACAAGTGGCTCTGCCGTCGGAGCAATCGGGTGCGCCTGAATTGGGAGGGGTTCGGCGAGATGCTGAAGAGCCTGCCTCTGCCCCGTCCCCGCGTGATAGTCCGAATCTGGGGGACGTAG
- a CDS encoding JAB domain-containing protein, which yields MHLLALSGQGGLRGARLIARGGLHALAVRPSDILRAGLELAASGFVLVHNHPSGNPDPSLEDIALTRRVQESADLLGMPLVDHVIVVASGSFSSFVANQWASQPASQ from the coding sequence ATGCACCTCCTCGCGCTCAGCGGTCAGGGCGGGCTTCGCGGAGCTCGCCTCATCGCACGAGGCGGCCTCCACGCGCTCGCGGTTCGTCCCTCCGACATCCTGCGAGCCGGCCTTGAGCTTGCCGCGTCCGGCTTCGTCCTGGTCCACAACCATCCGAGCGGAAATCCGGACCCCTCGCTCGAGGACATCGCTCTCACCCGGCGCGTGCAGGAGTCCGCAGACCTGCTTGGGATGCCGCTCGTCGATCACGTCATCGTGGTCGCGTCAGGCAGCTTTAGCTCGTTCGTTGCGAACCAGTGGGCGAGCCAGCCGGCCTCGCAATAA
- a CDS encoding AAA family ATPase, whose protein sequence is MKKNGSIDMGSVRARFRAVRDGLNAAFREREDAIECILLAALAQSHALLVGPPGTAKSALFFGFLASFPDARKFQTLVTKFGTEDEYFGPVKLSALKNDLWERNLDGRLAAVECAFLDEVFKGSDSVLNAFLSAMNERLYKGNPIPLRLLVGASNELPEEEILAAIYDRFLLRDVVEYVQADATWMQLVAAPPEYKPTAQIALAEWDAACKDVQRLELPQRVVEELLRLRTALKADGLVLSDRRWIALTRVLKAAAWLDDAPAVELDHLSVLKYGLWNKPEDRARVVAVLQTVDRSVVAQAIDVVDEALKAYANRPTDAAAYQTTLPQLADKVTEAGKRVQDMLKNGVSRRAHARIQPKLDELKKAHDALTGDLSKRYQLS, encoded by the coding sequence ATGAAAAAGAACGGTTCCATCGACATGGGCTCCGTCCGCGCGCGGTTCCGTGCCGTGCGTGATGGGCTCAATGCGGCTTTTCGGGAGCGCGAGGACGCGATCGAGTGCATCTTGCTCGCCGCGCTTGCGCAGAGCCACGCGCTGCTCGTCGGGCCTCCGGGCACGGCGAAGAGCGCGCTCTTCTTCGGCTTCCTCGCGTCGTTCCCGGACGCGCGGAAATTCCAGACGCTCGTCACGAAGTTCGGGACCGAGGACGAGTATTTCGGCCCCGTGAAGCTCTCGGCGCTCAAGAACGACCTCTGGGAGAGGAACCTGGATGGCCGTCTCGCGGCCGTCGAGTGCGCCTTCCTCGACGAGGTGTTCAAGGGCTCGGACAGCGTGCTCAATGCCTTCCTGAGCGCGATGAACGAGCGGCTCTACAAGGGGAATCCCATTCCCCTGCGGCTGCTCGTCGGGGCCTCGAACGAGCTGCCCGAGGAGGAGATCCTCGCGGCGATCTACGACCGTTTCCTCTTGCGCGACGTCGTCGAGTACGTGCAGGCGGATGCGACGTGGATGCAGCTCGTCGCTGCGCCGCCCGAGTACAAGCCCACGGCGCAGATCGCTCTCGCCGAGTGGGATGCCGCGTGCAAGGACGTGCAGCGCCTCGAGCTGCCCCAGCGTGTCGTCGAGGAGCTGCTCCGGCTCCGTACGGCGCTGAAGGCGGATGGTCTCGTCCTCTCGGATCGGCGCTGGATCGCGCTCACGCGCGTCCTCAAGGCCGCGGCGTGGCTCGACGATGCGCCCGCGGTCGAGCTCGATCACCTGTCCGTTCTGAAGTACGGGCTCTGGAACAAGCCGGAGGATCGGGCGCGTGTTGTCGCCGTGCTGCAGACGGTGGACCGCTCCGTCGTCGCGCAGGCCATCGATGTCGTCGACGAGGCCCTCAAGGCGTACGCCAATCGGCCGACCGACGCGGCGGCCTACCAGACGACGCTCCCGCAGCTCGCCGACAAGGTCACGGAGGCGGGCAAACGCGTGCAGGACATGCTGAAGAACGGCGTGTCGCGCCGCGCCCATGCCCGCATCCAGCCCAAGCTCGACGAGCTGAAGAAGGCCCACGACGCGCTCACGGGCGACCTCTCGAAGCGCTACCAGCTCTCGTAG
- a CDS encoding DEAD/DEAH box helicase, translated as MHVGEWWHSLDYDEPCRIVGIEVLWNHTTCVVWLPRRANTLRTLQSRLAPLRTTEANLLDLLSFISAAARIADALERDALIAPLEGNVIPLPHQLHALQRALSGDRVRYLLADEVGLGKTIEAGLILRELKIRGLVRRVLVVAPAGLVSQWVSEMKTHFNEDFRLMLPVNLAMIRQVAGLDEVENPWRTYDQVVCPLDSVKPLEARRGWSGQQLARHNRERFEDLVSASWDLIIVDEAHRLSGSTEQVARFKLGEALAEAAPYLLLLSATPHQGKSDAFRRLIGFLDPDALPVGGAVSRENVAPYVIRTEKRRAIDAQGAPLFKPRHTQLVPIAWGPSHAEQQALYEAVTEYVQDGYNRALREKHNAVGFLMILMQRLITSSTEAIRTALERRLQVLELPAGQLSLFPEDIADDWSALDGQEQFDTVLKARLKGLKNERQEVELLLSVARRCEARGPDVKALALLDCVQRLQREDNDPSLKVLVFTEFVPTQTMLADFLRQRGFSVVCLNGSMCLDERREVQRRFAADAQVLVSTDAGGEGLNLQFCHVVVNYDLPWNPMKLEQRIGRVDRIGQKHIVRALNFALEDTVELRVRAVLEEKLKLILEEFGVDKLGDVLDSEEGGAPFEDLFVQVVLSPQDAERRAAALVEDIRRKAEAGREGTKLLNPTPQLDPGAAQKIASHQMSFWTERLTLAHLRSQAGAAVERAEVGYNLRWPDGHEVKSAVFTRRNAEPPGAVHLSLEDEHIRALTTQLPVFAPGQPIPTMLVPGVSDKVSGVWSLWRISLQTSDGREQRCMALFVSDDGRVLGPTARTIWDRLIALPDDLRLNATVLVKEAAVSTFEMSRFAAEAHGGTVFDELAGAHRESIRRERKKGSHAFTSRKRVIERMGLPHVRARRLAQLVEEERAWSAGLAAREAALPELTAIVLMRVARQDQP; from the coding sequence ATGCACGTTGGCGAGTGGTGGCACAGCCTCGACTACGACGAGCCTTGCCGTATCGTCGGCATCGAGGTGCTGTGGAACCACACAACATGCGTGGTCTGGCTCCCGCGCCGTGCCAATACGCTCCGCACCCTTCAGAGCCGACTAGCGCCGCTCCGAACTACTGAAGCCAACCTGCTCGATCTCCTTAGCTTCATCAGCGCCGCGGCGCGCATTGCCGACGCCCTTGAACGTGACGCTCTGATCGCGCCGCTCGAGGGCAACGTCATCCCATTGCCTCACCAGCTCCACGCCCTCCAGCGCGCCTTGTCCGGTGATCGCGTCCGGTACCTGCTCGCAGACGAAGTCGGTCTCGGCAAGACGATCGAAGCTGGCCTCATCCTCCGCGAGCTGAAGATCCGCGGCCTGGTTCGGCGGGTGCTCGTGGTCGCGCCCGCCGGTCTAGTCAGTCAGTGGGTCAGCGAGATGAAGACGCATTTCAACGAAGACTTCCGACTCATGCTACCGGTCAATCTCGCGATGATCCGCCAGGTCGCGGGACTTGATGAAGTCGAGAACCCCTGGCGCACCTACGACCAAGTCGTCTGCCCCCTGGATTCCGTGAAGCCTCTCGAGGCCCGTCGTGGCTGGAGCGGTCAGCAGCTCGCCCGCCACAATCGCGAGCGCTTCGAGGACCTGGTCTCCGCGAGCTGGGACCTCATCATCGTCGACGAAGCCCACCGGCTCAGTGGGAGCACCGAACAGGTCGCTCGCTTCAAGCTCGGAGAAGCGCTCGCTGAAGCGGCGCCGTACCTGCTGCTGCTCTCGGCCACGCCGCACCAGGGCAAGTCGGACGCCTTCCGGCGGCTCATTGGCTTCCTTGACCCCGATGCGCTCCCGGTCGGCGGCGCCGTGTCGCGAGAGAACGTAGCCCCTTACGTCATCCGTACCGAGAAGCGCCGCGCGATCGATGCGCAGGGAGCGCCCTTGTTCAAGCCGCGACACACGCAGCTCGTGCCCATCGCCTGGGGGCCGTCGCATGCGGAGCAGCAAGCGCTCTACGAGGCGGTGACTGAGTATGTGCAGGATGGATACAACAGGGCGCTACGCGAGAAGCACAACGCCGTTGGGTTCCTAATGATTTTGATGCAGCGGCTGATCACGTCGAGCACGGAGGCGATCCGCACGGCGCTAGAACGACGCCTACAGGTGCTCGAGCTTCCCGCCGGGCAGCTCTCGCTATTCCCGGAAGACATCGCTGACGACTGGTCCGCTCTGGATGGGCAAGAGCAGTTCGACACGGTTTTGAAGGCTCGCCTTAAGGGACTCAAGAACGAGCGCCAAGAGGTGGAGCTGTTACTCTCGGTGGCACGGCGCTGCGAGGCGCGGGGACCCGATGTAAAGGCGCTCGCGCTCCTTGATTGCGTGCAACGACTGCAGCGGGAGGACAACGATCCTTCGTTGAAGGTCCTGGTCTTCACCGAGTTCGTTCCCACTCAAACGATGCTTGCCGACTTCCTGCGCCAGCGCGGCTTCAGCGTCGTGTGCCTGAATGGCTCGATGTGCCTCGATGAGCGGCGTGAGGTGCAGCGACGGTTCGCCGCGGATGCGCAGGTGCTGGTCTCCACGGATGCGGGCGGCGAGGGCCTGAACTTGCAGTTCTGCCACGTGGTCGTGAACTACGATCTGCCCTGGAATCCGATGAAGCTCGAGCAGCGCATCGGGCGCGTCGACCGCATCGGACAGAAGCACATCGTCCGGGCCCTCAACTTCGCGCTGGAGGACACGGTCGAGCTCCGCGTGCGCGCGGTCCTTGAAGAGAAGCTGAAGCTCATCCTCGAGGAATTCGGGGTCGACAAGCTTGGCGACGTGCTCGATTCCGAGGAAGGCGGCGCTCCCTTCGAAGATCTTTTCGTGCAAGTCGTCCTCTCGCCCCAGGATGCTGAGCGGCGGGCCGCTGCGTTGGTCGAGGACATTCGGCGAAAGGCCGAGGCCGGCCGGGAGGGGACCAAGCTACTGAACCCAACGCCGCAGCTCGATCCCGGCGCCGCGCAGAAGATCGCGAGTCATCAGATGTCGTTCTGGACCGAGCGCCTGACTCTCGCCCATCTCCGAAGTCAGGCGGGTGCTGCCGTTGAACGAGCCGAGGTGGGCTACAACCTTCGCTGGCCGGACGGGCACGAGGTCAAGAGCGCGGTTTTCACCCGCAGGAATGCTGAGCCGCCCGGAGCCGTTCATCTATCGCTCGAAGACGAGCACATCCGGGCGCTGACGACGCAGCTTCCAGTGTTCGCGCCCGGGCAACCCATCCCGACAATGCTCGTTCCCGGCGTCTCGGACAAAGTGTCTGGCGTCTGGTCCTTGTGGCGGATCAGTCTTCAGACCAGCGACGGCCGAGAGCAGCGGTGTATGGCGCTCTTCGTGAGCGACGACGGTCGTGTTCTCGGCCCCACCGCGCGTACCATCTGGGACCGCCTCATCGCTCTCCCCGACGATCTGCGCCTGAACGCGACTGTCCTCGTGAAGGAGGCCGCCGTTTCGACGTTCGAGATGTCACGGTTTGCGGCGGAGGCGCATGGCGGAACCGTTTTCGACGAACTGGCGGGAGCCCACCGCGAAAGCATCCGACGTGAGCGCAAGAAGGGTAGCCATGCATTCACGTCGCGGAAGCGGGTTATCGAGCGCATGGGTTTGCCACATGTTAGGGCGCGCAGGCTGGCGCAGCTCGTGGAGGAGGAGCGCGCCTGGTCCGCGGGACTGGCAGCGCGTGAGGCTGCGCTACCCGAACTCACAGCGATCGTGCTCATGCGCGTCGCTCGTCAGGATCAACCATGA
- a CDS encoding PEP/pyruvate-binding domain-containing protein has protein sequence MTAYVELGAGSVPERVGGKAAGLFRLRSLGVAVPDGFVVLAGEEPSEAEIAEALRALVERSGCVTVAVRSSGALEDGGARSLAGLFESELDVEATAARVLEAIARCRSSGRSMRAQAAKAAERLPAVIVQQMIHPQWSGLLFTRDPRDGVGAAVIEVVQGHLRNLVDGAAPELRVSLDEQGRQAVAARLGVDGLDALDKLARRAEQAVGGPTDVEWALVNHDVIALQARPITGLRGLRGEPGIELVPVDRAHAARLPDAVRRHDKVTLRLLAEELDIPISRGFVAVCQKPEAQHVAAVAEALRSWGELIAVLLVPFRWQDKIVRKFGAGNAAEACIRALIEELSGHDAWFAFLLKELQPTARTGIAVRREEGDVVVEIVHGHFISKGIADATTYRIGPGGVVRSVRLGKQATQAVVEHGNVREEPVDDPPELSPAERKQIFDIAQRLATHHPKAGIEFGYTPAGEFFLVDLYEGNAVAPRSLRDDVICEGRVVGRVQFVDHDPSAVRASIERHIHNTRSAASGGAGEPLILVARRPFHVLDEIVYAAPPGTLGMVFEEGSLLCHLAVVMREHGVPGFILPNVRQEVSDGDRVVLDVSPGFAPTLRKL, from the coding sequence GTGACGGCATATGTCGAGCTCGGAGCCGGGAGCGTGCCCGAGCGGGTTGGCGGGAAGGCGGCGGGGTTGTTCCGGCTGCGGAGCCTCGGCGTGGCCGTGCCCGATGGGTTTGTGGTTCTCGCGGGCGAGGAGCCTTCCGAGGCGGAGATCGCCGAAGCCTTGCGCGCGCTCGTCGAGCGGTCCGGCTGCGTGACGGTCGCGGTCCGTTCGTCGGGGGCGCTCGAGGACGGCGGTGCTCGATCCCTCGCGGGGCTCTTCGAATCCGAGCTCGATGTCGAAGCGACGGCCGCGCGCGTGCTCGAGGCCATTGCAAGGTGCCGAAGCTCAGGGCGATCCATGCGGGCCCAGGCTGCAAAAGCCGCTGAACGACTCCCTGCCGTCATCGTTCAGCAGATGATTCACCCGCAATGGTCCGGGCTGCTCTTCACGAGGGATCCGCGCGACGGTGTTGGTGCAGCCGTGATCGAGGTCGTGCAGGGACATCTGCGCAATCTGGTCGACGGCGCCGCGCCGGAGCTGCGTGTTTCGCTCGATGAGCAAGGCCGACAGGCCGTCGCGGCGCGCCTCGGCGTCGATGGGCTCGACGCCCTCGACAAGCTCGCGCGTCGTGCAGAGCAGGCCGTGGGAGGGCCCACGGACGTCGAATGGGCGCTCGTGAACCACGACGTGATCGCGCTGCAAGCCCGACCGATCACCGGCCTTCGTGGACTTCGTGGCGAGCCGGGGATCGAGCTCGTTCCCGTGGATCGAGCGCATGCGGCGCGCTTGCCGGATGCTGTTCGGCGGCATGACAAGGTGACGCTTCGGCTCCTCGCAGAGGAGCTCGACATCCCGATCTCGCGAGGCTTTGTCGCGGTGTGCCAGAAGCCTGAGGCCCAGCATGTTGCGGCGGTAGCGGAGGCTTTGCGCTCGTGGGGAGAGCTCATTGCGGTGCTGCTCGTCCCTTTTCGCTGGCAAGACAAGATCGTCCGAAAGTTTGGCGCAGGAAACGCTGCCGAGGCTTGCATTCGGGCACTGATCGAGGAGCTTTCAGGACACGACGCGTGGTTCGCGTTCCTGCTCAAGGAGCTGCAACCCACGGCGCGGACGGGTATCGCGGTCCGACGCGAAGAGGGCGACGTGGTCGTCGAGATCGTGCATGGCCACTTCATCAGCAAGGGCATCGCCGACGCGACGACCTACCGGATCGGCCCCGGCGGCGTAGTGCGATCCGTGCGTCTCGGAAAACAGGCAACGCAGGCGGTCGTCGAGCATGGGAACGTTCGGGAAGAACCCGTCGACGACCCTCCCGAGCTCTCGCCCGCCGAGAGGAAGCAGATCTTCGATATCGCCCAGCGGCTCGCGACGCATCATCCCAAGGCCGGGATCGAGTTCGGCTATACGCCTGCGGGCGAATTTTTCCTGGTGGATCTCTACGAGGGCAACGCGGTTGCTCCCCGCTCTCTGCGCGACGACGTGATCTGCGAGGGGCGCGTCGTCGGTCGCGTGCAGTTCGTCGATCACGACCCGAGCGCTGTGCGCGCGAGCATCGAGCGCCACATCCACAACACGCGCAGCGCCGCGAGCGGAGGCGCTGGCGAGCCGCTGATCCTCGTGGCGCGAAGGCCCTTCCACGTGCTCGACGAGATCGTCTACGCAGCGCCGCCCGGCACGCTCGGGATGGTCTTCGAGGAGGGCTCGTTGCTCTGCCACCTCGCCGTGGTGATGCGCGAGCACGGCGTGCCGGGGTTCATCCTGCCAAACGTGCGACAGGAAGTGTCCGACGGCGATCGTGTGGTCCTCGACGTCAGCCCGGGATTTGCTCCGACGCTGCGCAAGCTTTAG